In the Clupea harengus chromosome 16, Ch_v2.0.2, whole genome shotgun sequence genome, one interval contains:
- the LOC116224044 gene encoding uncharacterized protein LOC116224044, whose amino-acid sequence MELLLVSRIRVSSVLYKEQTTSCASIPLHMHIKTPTHLIQRTVSEYHQNSSMALSKTQQTFMDVAIPSLKRGVISFNELACKLLVTNVSYILKTHVMFEELRNIIEASQKSIGQSERAASSELYKLDTHYEELTVQKGVLEKKKRERKTQRDSLTIQLSQCKETLNAYSNSLERAKRLARDAQQRLQNQEHKKRESQKLRDAGYGLLALPIIGWIAGPFMIDAGIKDYDNASYTARQATDVVKSAERDVANFSSKVSQLTSDTDNMNGKIKKLYWEIEGVDREISDIKQQRTVMADIQVKMRSCVTLLGSLAKTTNAAELETRHIMVLESLMKILQHVFALSIKLLGDRFYNDAELKGLITTLQNNQQKLQALPNANKNDSLDDFS is encoded by the exons ATGGAGCTGCTATTAGTCAGCAGAATACGGGTGTCTAGCGTTTTGTATAAAGAGCAAACCACCAGTTGTGCCAGTATCCCTCTGCACATG cACATAAAGACACCTACTCATCTCATCCAACGAACTGTCTCAGAGTATCACCAGAACTCCAGCATGGCTCTCTCTAA GACTCAGCAGACATTTATGGATGTAGCTATTCCATCTCTCAAAAGAGGAGTAATTTCATTCAATGAACTTGCATGCAAACTCCTCGTTACCAATGTCTCATACATTCTTAAAACTCATGTCATGTTTGAAGAACTCCGTAATATAATAGAGGCATCTCAGAAAAGCATTGGGCAGTCAGAGAGGGCAGCTAGCAGTGAACTGTACAAGTTAGACACACATTATGAGGAGCTCACAGTCCAAAAGGGAGtccttgaaaaaaagaaaagagagagaaaaacacagagagatagcTTGACCATACAATTAAGCCAGTGCAAGGAAACGTTAAATGCGTACTCCAATTCTTTGGAACGGGCCAAGAGGCTAGCTCGTGACGCACAACAACGGCTTCAGAACCAAGAACACAAGAAGAGGGAGTCACAGAAACTAAGAGATGCTGGTTATGGACTATTGGCCCTCCCTATAATTGGGTGGATAGCAG GGCCATTCATGATTGATGCTGGTATCAAAGACTATGACAACGCATCCTACACGGCAAGACAAGCCACCGACGTGGTGAAAAGCGCTGAGAGAGACGTAGCCAATTTTTCCTCAAAGGTGTCCCAGTTGACTTCCGATACTGATAACATGAATGGCAAAATCAAAAAGTTGTATTGGGAGATAGAGGGGGTTGACCGCGAGATCTCAGACATCAAACAGCAGCGCACTGTGATGGCTGATATTCAGGTTAAGATGAGGAGTTGCGTTACTCTTTTGGGCAGCTTGGCCAAAACCACTAACGCGGCCGAGCTCGAGACACGCCACATCATGGTCCTGGAGTCGCTGATGAAAATCCTGCAGCATGTGTTTGCACTTTCCATTAAGTTGCTCGGAGACCGTTTCTACAATGATGCGGAGCTGAAAGGTCTCATCACGACTCTGCAAAATAATCAGCAGAAACTTCAAGCGCTTCCTAATGCAAATAAGAATGACTCTCTAGATGATTTCTCTTGA
- the LOC116224018 gene encoding uncharacterized protein LOC116224018, whose translation MALSKTQQTFMDVVIPSLKRGVISFNELACKLLVTNVSYILKTQVMFEELRNIIEASQKSIGQSERAASSELYKIDTHYEELTVQKGVLEKKKRERKTQRDSLTIQLSQCKETLNAYSNSLERAKRLARDAQQRLQNQEHKKRESQKLRDAGYGLLALPIIGWIAGPIMIDAGIKDYDNASYTARQATDVVQSAERDVANFSSKVSQLTSDTDNMNGKIKNLYWVIEGVDREISDIKQQRTVMSDIQAMMRSSVTLLGSLAKSTNAAELETRHIMVLGSLMKILQHVFALSVKLLGDRFYNDAELKGLIMTLQKNQHKLQALPNANKNDSLDYFS comes from the exons ATGGCTCTCTCTAA GACTCAGCAGACATTTATGGATGTAGTTATTCCATCTCTCAAAAGAGGAGTAATTTCATTCAATGAACTTGCATGCAAACTCCTCGTTACCAATGTCTCATACATTCTTAAAACTCAAGTCATGTTTGAAGAACTCCGTAATATAATAGAGGCATCTCAGAAAAGCATTGGGCAGTCAGAGAGGGCAGCTAGCAGTGAACTGTACAAGATAGACACACATTATGAGGAGCTCACAGTCCAAAAGGGAGtccttgaaaaaaagaaaagagagagaaaaacacagagagatagcTTGACCATACAATTAAGCCAGTGCAAGGAAACGTTAAATGCGTACTCCAATTCTTTGGAACGGGCCAAGAGGCTAGCTCGTGACGCACAACAACGGCTTCAGAACCAAGAACACAAGAAGAGGGAGTCACAGAAACTAAGAGATGCTGGTTATGGACTATTGGCCCTCCCTATAATTGGGTGGATAGCAG GGCCAATCATGATTGATGCTGGTATCAAAGACTATGACAACGCATCCTACACGGCAAGACAAGCCACCGACGTGGTGCAAAGCGCTGAGAGAGACGTAGCCAATTTTTCCTCAAAGGTGTCCCAGTTGACTTCCGATACTGATAACATGAATGGCAAAATCAAAAACTTGTATTGGGTGATAGAGGGGGTAGACCGCGAGATCTCAGACATCAAACAGCAGCGTACTGTGATGTCTGATATTCAGGCTATGATGAGGAGTTCTGTTACTCTTTTGGGCAGCTTGGCCAAAAGCACTAACGCAGCCGAGCTCGAGACACGCCACATCATGGTCCTGGGGTCGCTGATGAAAATCCTGCAGCATGTGTTTGCACTTTCCGTTAAGTTGCTCGGAGACCGTTTCTACAATGATGCGGAGCTGAAAGGTCTCATCATGACTCTGCAGAAGAATCAGCACAAACTTCAAGCGCTTCCTAATGCAAATAAGAATGACTCTCTAGATTATTTCTCTTGA